The Vitis vinifera cultivar Pinot Noir 40024 chromosome 18, ASM3070453v1 region CAATcaaattataacaaaaaaaaaatgtgcttATAAGAATCAAAATTCTTGCAAATAAACTTCCCTTGTGTATTAGGGACCCTTTCAAGCAAGGTTCCAAACATTAAGATTCTTTTCCAATAAAAAGATAGTAAAAGAGGCACAAATCAGATCATAGAAACCTTGTGGGGTTGCATACAACGCCAAATAACAAGCAGCGCTTACGTACAACgagaaaagataaagaaattgCCTAGATCAACTACAACGAATGCAAATGCGTATTATTACCAAACCTGATACCACTAGATTTATTTCTTAGTTATATAATATAGTAGCAAACATGCCGAGAGAAACAATACCCATACCTGCTGTGGATTCACAGGGGGACACGACGGCGAGAAATTTTTGGCGGACGGATTATTCATCACGCAATTGGGCCATACAACAAGGTTATACAATGTGGCGTAGAATCCAGCAGGAAGACGActttatgaaaacaaaaaagatcCTAGTAGTGATACTTGACATAGAATCGAAAAGAAGCCAAAGCTACAAGTACGCAGAAGATGTGGGGGGAGATGATACGAGACTTTCTTTAATCGATTTTGCCATTATTCCcttgaagcaaaaaaaaaaaaagacaaaagatattattatatatttaataacataTGTAAATGGAGGAAAGCAcccttattttattgaaatacATCTGTGTGACGAAAGGCAACCCATCTGGTACCTACCACTACTCGAAAACCATTTTATCCAACGGTGTGGAGAAATTAAAACGAACATTGTTAGGATTACGCAACTGGGGCCCTTCTTGAGTGAAAATGACAAAGAGAAGAGGAAGTCAGAAAAACTCTACCCATATTGATCAAACTATACCAAAGCGAAGTCTCAtgcaaaaaagaaatgaaataaaaaaaggcAAGATGAGCAAGAATTTGGGATAACACGTTTCATAAACGAATTCAGCCCTCAAGAACAGAAAGCATAGGTTGATGAACTCATTAAACAATCCGAGAACACAAACAACTACCCAAGATTCGGGCTAGAGCTGTGCACAAGTAGGAACTTTAGCCGCCACTAGTACGTACGACAAGTGCAGTGCTTCTGCCCTCTTATCTTGTTCCTGAACAGGAGGTACACTTGGTCCCTTGTTACATgactttttttatatctttatggTCTGAGATATCAAGTCGTAACACCGTTGGttctttgataaaattttgTAATGCACCGATGGTGTTTTAGTTGCCCCTTGAGGGAACCAGTCCTTATGGTAGAGGGCCAAGAAAAGATAGCGTGCTTGTGTTGGAAGCAAGCAAGCGGGCAAGCGGGTGAACAAATCACCAATTGAACTAGACATTCGGTTACTAGGAGCATCCCTTTATCAGCATCTTCATAACTGTCTTCAAGCTTCTGGGCCTCGGAAACACAATAGAATCTTGTGATCGAGTGAAGGGCAAATGAGCTACCACGTCCCAGCTAAAAATCTTACCTGATTTTAGCTACTCCCGTAACCGTCCCTTTGAGTACTTATGGCAATCATTTACCTTATTTATACCCATCTCAAATAATGGGACTCGATTTATCATTTGAATTTATCTCCAAAAATTGGACTGAAAGTGAATATGTTTTCTTTATTGTAGAAGTTTACATCTGGAGCTCCCTTGAGTGGTGTTAGCTGGTCGTAAGTCagaaaaggaaaggaatgaGGGGCAAGACCGGAGACCTACGACCATAGGCTAGAGACCGAAGAATCCCATAACCTGTTTCGAGAAGGGCAGGCTAGTTTAAGCATAGTCATTCGATTCGACATCTGCCTCTTTCAAGCGGATAGAGAAAGGAGAGTAGGAGCACAAGAAGGATCAGACGATTCTAATTGTTAGACAGAGTAGAGGGGAGAGAGGCAAATTGAGTTTCTGAAGCTGACGAAGTGATTTACTATATTGTGGAGCTTCCACCAACAGTAGTTTTTCCACCATAAGGGGAGAGATATTGCGCTAGGTCAACTCGAGCATAGGGTTACAGACGGACATCTTCCGTTCAATCAGATGGGACTCTTTGTTGAGAGTTCTAAAGCTAGGTTTGCCACTTTAAACCCAACAGATGCAAAGCAAAAGCCAAAAAACCAGCAACTCTCTTACTTCAATTGACTGCTTGACTTCTTTCTATCCGATTAGCATTGGTTTATGCTGTCTCGAAAACAGGAACTTAGGATTTTTATACCAAGATTCAAGACAAGAAGTCTCGACATTCCTCatatgggaaaaaaatgaagtggaACCTTCCAAAGGCCCGGGTTACGATGCTTCAAGTTCAATGAAGGAAATTGGGAGAACTTGAAAATGGACCATGACTCTATTAGCTTACTAGCTTAGCTTCGTGAGCTTGCTTCTTTGGTTAGACAAAAAGCATTCTACTTACTGTCGAAGTGGAAATCATTCTCTAGGTCGATAATAAAATAGTGCTTTCAAAGTAGAAAGGAGGACGAACTATATTGGAATTTCTTAGGGCAAAATTCTCAAAGGCTAGCTAGCAAGAAAGTGATAGTCTAATGGTTACAACGAGTGAGCATACTGGATTAAGTTTACAATCTCCGATATTATCCATTTCAGAATCTTTCACTATCGagaggaaattgtttttttaagaaagggggaagggggggggggggggggggggggaagcgATCCAGACAAGGATAGTCTCAAAGGATATTTAGGTTATCACACACAAAGTGTGGGTCCATGCGAGCAAGGCTTAGTAGCTTTCCATGACGATCCAACAGATCAAATATGATTCTAGCCAAAGCCAATTGGAAGAAATGAATCTCTTGGGCCTTCTCCTGCGGGCATCTAAGGTTCTCttgcttaatttattctttatctcaatttttttttccttcacttatCCATGTTCAATAAAACCGTATTTTACAATTATGACTTTGAATTTACAACTCatcttttatagtaaatattttcgtaatttatttacaatactttaaatctaaatatttaacaactaaatttattattattatttaagattagtaaaactataaatattagttaaaatgaatgaagataaatatatagattttataattcaaaataaatattaagttaattcTATTAAACAATCCtaatattaaaagtaataaataagtaataaattttagtttaataatttaacttgaaatcaatttaattaaattattaaataataaatattaagttttatcctGAACGTTAATCTCAACGACCTTGACATCTAAATATGATCTGCcccaattaaatattaaaccaTAACTTAACATATGCCCGCATGACCCTCGGAGCATATAATTAATTCATTTCAAAGATCACGGAAGATCCTTTTAGTAACATGGCTCCATTGATATAGCATTCTATTTATTGACCGCTACGTATTATATAAATTCAAAGATCATGGAGAGGATCTTGTCGGCAATCATTCGTCAGAAGAAGGGCAGTTTCCTTCATAAAATAGTAGACTTTGAATAAAAGTAATCTACACAACATCATAGCATATGCAAGCAATTTTGGACGGATTACGAAAGTCAAACCTACTGGGCCACGCCCGTTACAACATCTCGaaatagggagaattgtgtttttgATCCAGgccccaaaaattaacatttggtcctccaaccacccatatttaagcccaagacccaaataaagtatgaaaattaagatgaaagatattgtctttcattaattcctaaaatacccttatcccttatatgcctacaagtgagtgtgaattttaattttttttatattttttttccttttctattccctattaaatattacttatttctaactttttttttcctttttatttcaatatatatttctattttatgtcaaataaaaaacaataatatttttttatttttcatttttaaagatattgaatctttttgctcttattaaaagcaatgataaaaattttgagatttttcatccaaatatttttttatctttttgtatttatcttttagtttaattttcattttttattttaaatttatattaccctttcatctatatttttctcttttttttatattttctacattaaccatattttaaaaatttttaaaattaactatcacttcactttattatatatatatatatctttttagctttttaatttttaatgtttttattttaaaatttttaaaaagataaatttgttgaaaaaaaataattaagatatgaagttctaatattatattaataatttttcttatctagatagactaatgcaaagtattttgacccacaacaagaaaattgtcaatacaattttttagttaaactttaaaaattaagtttcaaataaaatatattatataaaattttatctaaaaattattgaaagtggtatttaatttttttatttattgactttgaaacttatctaattttttacttgaaaggtaatagaacatgtttacaaaaaaaattagtttttcatttttttaaataaatgagtataaatatattaaaaaaattaaagataatcttagtaaaaaatttgataaatatgattataattttaaatatagattcatgtggataaaatttcacaaaaaaaaaatagtggaaagaaagaacattgctaaaactacaaaaacaaaatatgcaattacaaaaatttgatgatgaaatttaaaaataaaattcgaaacaattcttgagtgagagaatttgagtggggaaaaaatatttgagtggaaaaaaatgggaaagtttttcgaaatcactttaaatccttaacaaaaagtagtcttatacacccttgtacaattagtaaatttgtcttgtacaattagtgtaatacccttgtacagttagtgtaatacccttgtacaatatctcaaatttcatacatcattTTATGAATATCTAACAATAggtcggttaaccatgtttgcatcggtttggttttaaaaaggaaaaaaaattgttgtataattttgttttacaatcatcataagtgaggtacctattaaaatgaccatatacaagttagataaaattcatgagatgaatgtatgcttAACTAATGTGTGTAAGAAATGTCATTTATCTTTGGTTaagggaaataaacaaacaagttttttaaaatcacttaaaatccttcacaaataatagtcttgtacacccttgtacagttagtatatttgtcatgtacacttagtgtaaataccttgtacagtgactaaaaaaaaaacgttattttattttattttcaatgcaaaatgtaattaaaaataagacaaagaaattacttaaaaactattatttaagccaaatttatttatttatttccttttatttttggaaataaagaaaaaagaataaaaaatttatttaaccataagaaatatgaatataagatcagttggaaaattttaaatttatttatttatttcattttatttttggaattaaagaaataaaaaattaaaaatttatttaatcataaaaaatattgatataagatatattaaaaaatagaaataaccccaaatttatttacttatttcattttatttattaaattagaaattaatttattttaatagattaaaatgtgcacaatttatttattactttgttaattatggatatattaaaattttcgataaaaaataaataaagaaaataaaattaaaaagagtaataaatatatataatttagttatttaattatttttcatgtaaaagatggtcccacaaaaaacatataattgatcaatttctttgtttaatcataaacatactattttttttattattaaaataaataatgaaaaaaaataaaaatggataatcaatgaatgaaatttagttctttttattattttcatataaaaaatagtactaaataaggttttcaatttttattttttaaaatagttttcattttttaattaaatgttttttcaaaaagaaaatataaaaaatataaatcatattactattttttagaaagtattttttaaaatagctttcgaacataatttttctttatttataatttaaaatagaaaataatgttgattttcaattatttataaaaaaattaaaataatgaaaaatccaaattgttaaaatagaattattatggttgcatgaataatggtgcaataaagacaaaaaaaaaagtttatgtgAAATGTCATTGggtattttagtccatcactatttaatgtccttaaaaggtaatgtatagaaatttgaaggatatattggtcttttaacatctcatatcctttccatcaattatggaagttatatagaccaaatgttaatttttgggcccaattgggcccaaaacacaattctcccctCGAAATATGGTAGTATAGATAGATGCTTAAGCTGGAAAAACACCGACAGATCGATCTAACCATGGCGGTGCCACACTCCAGCAGTCTTCTTCAATACCTAAATGTTACCACGATCGGAGTGCTTGGCATACTTTTTCTTTCCTACTATCTATTAGTACGGAGATCCAGAGCTGGTAAGAGAAGAATAGGACCTGAAGCAGCTGGTGCATGGCCAATAATCGGTCACCTACACCTCTTAGGTGGGTCACAGCTCCCTCATGTAACATTGGGAACCATGGCCGACACATATGGGCCGGTCTTCACAATTCGTCTTGGGGTGCATCGAGCTTTGGTGGTGAGTAGCTGGGAGATGGCTAAAGAATGCTTGACCACCAATGACCAGGCTGCATCCTCGCGTCCCGAACTTTTAGCCTCAAAACATTTGGGCTACAACTACTCCATGTTTGGTTTCTCTCCGTACGGTTCTTACTGGCGTGAAGTGCGCAAGATAATCAGCCTAGAGCTACTCTCTAACCGCCGCCTAGAGCTGCTGAAGGACGTCCGAGCTTCAGAAGTGGTGACATCTATAAAAGAGCTATACGAGCTctgggaagagaaaaaaaatgaatcggGCCTTGTCTCGGTGGAGATGAAGCAGTGGTTTGGAGACTTGACTCTGAACGTAATTCTTAGGATGGTGGCAGGGAAGCGTTATTTCAGTGCTTCAGATGCAAGTGAAAATAAACAGGCGCAGAGGTGCCGGAGAGTGTTCAGGGAATTCTGTCATTTGTCAGGGCTCTTTGCGGTGGCGGACGCTATTCCTTTTCTTGGATGGCTAGACTTGGGGAGACATGAGAAGACCCTAAAGAAGACAGCAAAAGAAATGGACAGTATTGCTCAAGAATGGTTAGAGGAGCACCGTCGGAGGAAAGACTCCGGTGAAGTTAATAGTACGCAAGACTTCATGGATGTGATGCTGTCAGTTCTTGATAGCAAAAACCTTGGTGATTACGATGCTGATACCGTCAATAAAGCCACATGCCTGGTATACATTATTGGAACACccacatatcatatatatttgcatattatCAGGGCTAGCTTTATTTCCATAGGTACTTCTCTTAATTTTGAAGTGTTACACTgcaataatcaaataaattttattttttattttttaaaaataaaatttaaaaatatatataccgCTGAAAGAATTGATTTCAGAAAATTATTCTTTGAGAACTCCTTTGATAAACTGAGCCATGTTTCTAGGGAATActaaatatgatgtttttaaaaacggcttaatttgtaattttatttttgagcaAGTTGCAAAATACTTTATCTTCCAATTTTCATTTTGGTCAGCAATAAGGGGCAATAAGGGGTTATCCAGGTTTCCGAAGTTATATTTAATTTCCCTCGTAGAAAATAAGTGAGATCTTGAAATCAAAAGTTTAATCATGTTTGCTTGAATAAGAAACTTGAAGATCCTGTAAAGAGATGACATATATCGTTTGGGCAATATACCTATGTAAGAGATGGTTGGTTTAGAATTTTTCTCTTAAACCATATataggagaaaatggaaaaaaaaatactgttATTTTTGTACTAGGCCATACTATTTAATAGTGTCTAAAGAGAGTTTCATTACATGCTATCAAACAATTAATTTTGTCTCATCACCTGCGTAATCTTAAGTTGTTATCTTTTGTGTTATGTAGGCTCTAATTGTAGGAGGTAGTGACACAACAGTTGTCACTTTAACTTGGGCGCTCTCTCTTCTATTAAACAATCGTGACACCTTAAAAAAGGCACAAGAAGAATTAGATATTCAAGTTGGCAAGGAAAGATTAGTGAATGAACAAGATATCAGTAAATTGGTCTATCTCCAAGCCATTGTTAAAGAGACATTACGATTATATCCGCCAGCAGCACTTGGAGGACCACGTCAATTCACTGAGGACTGCACCTTGGGTGGTTACCATGTCTCCAAAGGCACCCGATTAATATTGAATctttccaaaatccaaaaggaTCCAAGAATTTGGATGAGTCCAACAGAATTCCAACCAGAGAGGTTTCTAACCACCCATAAGGACCTTGATCCTCgagaaaaacattttgaatttaTACCATTTGGTGCCGGTAGAAGAGCATGTCCAGGAATAGCTTTCGCTCTTCAAATGCTACATTTAACATTGGCCAATTTCTTACAGGCATTCGACTTTTCAACTCCATCAAATGCACAAGTTGATATGTGCGAGAGCCTTGGACTTACAAACATGAAATCTACCCCACTTGAAGTTCTCATTTCTCCACGCATGTCTTTGTTATAGTCTTTACAactaaaatattgaaataaagaGGTCAAAGCAGGCCTAGCTAGCTAGTCTTAGTTTAAATACATCTTGAGTTAGCCTTAAGATGCATAAGATAAGATTTAGGAgtgtattaaaaatagtttggaCTGAAAATGATGTATGGTAAACTAAACTATAATCTATTCCAATAAAAGTATagtattatatattatttggccaaccttttaaaatttagcatCATAAATTTGAACATATATATAAACCTTAGTCTAACTTTATTTCTCTATTTTGTGTAGTTTattgacactttttttttttcctttttttcaccAAAACAGGTAATACATAgtcttttcaaaaatattacctatataagaattttattattacataattagaggatgtttggtaaatcaatatAATGGCTTAATGACTTATTTAAGTCTTAACTAGATTAagaatatttggtaaaataacttaaagaataaattaattattttaacttagtacttaaaattaaatacttgaccaagcaaaaaaaaaaaaaaaaacttttatggaATAAGGGcgagaaggaagagaaaaaggatTAGTAGTTGCCTAGCCGAGGAACTTGAGGCCGACATTCAGAGTGCGGTCCCGGAGTTCAAGACGCCGCCTAAAACTAGTGT contains the following coding sequences:
- the LOC100260929 gene encoding cytochrome P450 CYP82D47-like, which encodes MAVPHSSSLLQYLNVTTIGVLGILFLSYYLLVRRSRAGKRRIGPEAAGAWPIIGHLHLLGGSQLPHVTLGTMADTYGPVFTIRLGVHRALVVSSWEMAKECLTTNDQAASSRPELLASKHLGYNYSMFGFSPYGSYWREVRKIISLELLSNRRLELLKDVRASEVVTSIKELYELWEEKKNESGLVSVEMKQWFGDLTLNVILRMVAGKRYFSASDASENKQAQRCRRVFREFCHLSGLFAVADAIPFLGWLDLGRHEKTLKKTAKEMDSIAQEWLEEHRRRKDSGEVNSTQDFMDVMLSVLDSKNLGDYDADTVNKATCLALIVGGSDTTVVTLTWALSLLLNNRDTLKKAQEELDIQVGKERLVNEQDISKLVYLQAIVKETLRLYPPAALGGPRQFTEDCTLGGYHVSKGTRLILNLSKIQKDPRIWMSPTEFQPERFLTTHKDLDPREKHFEFIPFGAGRRACPGIAFALQMLHLTLANFLQAFDFSTPSNAQVDMCESLGLTNMKSTPLEVLISPRMSLL